From Vigna radiata var. radiata cultivar VC1973A unplaced genomic scaffold, Vradiata_ver6 scaffold_23, whole genome shotgun sequence, the proteins below share one genomic window:
- the LOC106778563 gene encoding probable O-methyltransferase 3, with protein MSFDKEDDSSKLLEAQTHIFNQTFGFINSMSLKCAIDLCIPDIIHNYGQSMPLSKLIASLPIHPSKTCFVSRLMQILVHSGFFSQHSDDSKQEVSYALTDASALLLKEHPFSMTCLPQVILDPILVNPWFQFSTWFTNDEPTPFHAQNGMTFWDYAGREPKLNHLFNDAMINDTRLISSVMIKKCKGVLEGLESLVDVGGGTGTMVKAIAKSFPHLKCTVFDLPHVVHGLQGTDNIEYVGGDMFQAIPSADSIMLKTIMHNWNDEECLKILKRCKEAIGKKDKGKVIIIDVVIGNLKGDSVLDQTKLYYDMEMMVLVTGKERNEKDWAKLFFSAGFNHYKITPVLGFKSLIEVYP; from the exons ATGAGTTTTGATAAGGAAGATGATTCTTCCAAACTACTTGAAGCTCAAAcccatatatttaaccaaactTTTGGTTTCATAAACTCTATGTCCCTTAAATGTGCGATTGATCTGTGCATACCAGATATCATACACAACTATGGCCAATCTATGCCACTCTCAAAACTCATCGCTTCACTTCCAATTCACCCTTCAAAGACTTGCTTTGTTTCCCGTTTGATGCAAATCTTGGTCCATTCTGGTTTTTTCTCTCAACACAGTGATGATAGTAAGCAAGAAGTGAGCTATGCACTAACTGATGCATCAGCACTTCTCCTTAAGGAGCACCCCTTTAGTATGACATGTTTGCCACAAGTGATACTTGATCCAATTTTGGTGAATCCATGGTTTCAGTTCTCCACTTGGTTCACAAATGATGAGCCTACACCATTTCATGCACAGAATGGGATGACTTTTTGGGACTATGCTGGCCGTGAGCCCAAACTCAATCACCTTTTCAATGATGCCATGATAAATGACACTCGATTGATTTCCAGTGTGATGATTAAGAAGTGCAAGGGTGTGTTGGAAGGATTAGAGTCTTTGGTTGATGTTGGGGGAGGGACAGGAACCATGGTTAAGGCCATTGCCAAGTCTTTTCCACATTTGAAGTGCACTGTTTTTGATCTCCCACATGTTGTTCATGGCTTGCAGGGAACAGATAACATAGAATATGTTGGAGGGGACATGTTTCAAGCAATACCTTCTGCTGATTCCATCATGCTTAAG ACTATAATGCATAACTGGAACGATGAGGAATGCTTGAAAATCCTGAAGAGATGTAAGGAGGCAATCGGAAAGAAAGATAAAGGAAAAGTGATTATCATAGACGTGGTGATAGGAAACCTGAAAGGAGACAGTGTATTGGATCAAACAAAGCTCTACTATGATATGGAGATGATGGTGTTGGTTACtggaaaagagagaaatgagaaagattgggctaagttatttttttctgcAGGTTTTAATCACTATAAGATAACTCCAGTTCTAGGTTTCAAGTCTCTCATAGAGGTTTATCCATAG